One Pochonia chlamydosporia 170 chromosome 5, whole genome shotgun sequence DNA segment encodes these proteins:
- a CDS encoding WD repeat-containing protein (similar to Verticillium alfalfae VaMs.102 XP_003006354.1) yields MSAEKRPAEDDPSSSQMLVKRQNVSMSEGALARLNASNNALVQTSARTSALQSPVMELSGHTGEIFTAKFDPTGNLIASGSMDRSIMLWRTYGDCENYGFLNGHKGAILSLQWSRDSEILYTASADRHLASWDLTSGTRIRRYIGHEETVNTVDITRRGEDLIISGSDDSTIGIWDPRSKNAVDYIETDFPVTAVAMSSAGNEIFAGGIDNDIRVWDLRKKSVVYSLLGHTESIMSLKVSPDSQSLASYGMDSTVRTWDIRPFAPTERHIRTFDGANFGMDQNLLGVSWDADGKKIAAASADGTVVVWSSENGKLLYKLPGHKGTVNSAEFAPGGEPILLSASSDRTMLLGELK; encoded by the exons ATGTCTGCCGAAAAACGCCCCGCTGAGGACGACCCCAGCTCGTCCCAGATGCTCGTCAAGAGACAAAATGTGAGCATGTCAGAGGGTGCGCTGGCGCGATTGAATGCGTCGAATAATGCTCTTGTTCAAACT AGTGCAAGAACGAGCGCATTACAATCTCCAGTGATGGAGCTCTCAGGACACACTGGAGAGATTTTCACAGCCAAGTTTGATCCGACGGGCAATTTAATCGCGTCAGGATCAATGGATAGAAGCATAA TGCTCTGGAGAACGTACGGAGATTGCGAGAACTACGGCTTCTTAAATGGCCACAAAGGCGCCATCCTCAGCCTCCAATGGTCGCGGGATTCGGAAATCTTGTACACTGCTTCGGCGGATAGACACCTCGCTAGCTGGGATCTCACCTCGGGCACGAGAATTCGAAGATATATTGGGCACGAGGAAACCGTCAACACGGTGGACATTACTCGACGCGGCGAGGACCTTATCATCAGCGGTAGCGACGATTCTACCATTGGCATCTGGGATCCGCGTAGCAAAAACGCGGTCGACTACATCGAAACCGACTTCCCTGTCACAGCAGTCGCCATGTCATCTGCTGGGAATGAGATTTTCGCAGGCGGTATTGACAATGATATTCGGGTTTGGGATCTGCGCAAGAAGTCGGTGGTGTATTCTTTGCTGGGACACACGGAATCCATCATGTCGCTCAAGGTGTCGCCTGATTCGCAATCATTGGCGTCGTACGGCATGGACTCGACGGTTCGGACGTGGGATATCCGGCCGTTTGCACCTACGGAGCGACATATTCGCACCTTTGACGGGGCGAATTTCGGCATGGACCAGAACCTCCTGGGTGTGAGTTGGGATGCAGATGGCAAAAAGATTGCGGCGGCGTCGGCAGACGGGactgtggtggtgtggtcTAGTGAGAATGGCAAGTTGTTGTACAAGTTGCCTGGACACAAGGGCACGGTTAATTCCGCAGAGTTTGCGCCAGGCGGTGAACCAATTT TGCTTTCTGCTTCGTCGGACAGAACGATGCTGCTGGGAGAGTTGAAATGA
- a CDS encoding L-amino-acid oxidase (similar to Verticillium alfalfae VaMs.102 XP_002999858.1), with protein sequence MAKRRKESIAMTKGNGFDALGAWFEGVRMLKQKEPAMVDVEAAKSKEIGIVGAGMSGLMTYLILHQSGFTNLTILEANDRLGGRVRTAYFSEDPFDYSYQEMGPMRFPVDYVDPDSGKKYKISDTLLVFDLIKEINKINEKNPKLKVDLIPWLEDSDNGLQYFQGIRTSSGLPPTLKQIDNNASLSPPEIMDPHAKAISNLLDKKLPGDKFMVEMAKSMYKAHRKWTDNGLSGQPGDRWSEFSYISQYLKGDLNTTDLLDIQQDPHGSFWEYMYDLLYESADSWKTIDGGLSRLPLSFGPLVKDNLQFNRKIERVHYKNNKVTLQWKHHFKDAAFQSSTFDYAIISAPFSIVRQWRLPQLEITMLNAIKNLNYDTCCKVALEYSERFWEKMKNPIYGSCSTTTDIPGIAQVCYPSYNINSTGPAAILGTYLEGSVNHEIMRMMSMSDEEHIQYVLDAMCEIHGEHTRKLYTGKYARKCWGSDPSTAAGWANPTVGQHELYIPEYFKVHENLIFIGEHTSFTHGWICSALDSGVRGAVQMLLELGLVDEAKAAVKKWLNR encoded by the exons ATGGCTAAACGGAGAAAGG AGTCAATCGCAATGACAAAAGGCAACGGCTTCGACGCCCTTGGAGCTTGGTTCGAAGGAGTTAGGATGCTAAAGCAGAAAGAACCTGCGATGGTCGATGTTGAAGCCGCCAAGAGCAAGGAGATTGGCATTGTTGGAGCCGGCATGTCAGGACTCATGACATACTTGATCTTACACCAGTCGGGATTCACAAACCTCACCATCCTGGAGGCGAATGACCGTCTCGGCGGCCGCGTTCGTACAGCTTACTTCTCCGAAGACCCATTCGACTACTCCTACCAGGAGATGGGGCCGATGCGGTTCCCAGTAGATTATGTTGATCCCGACAGCGGCAAGAAGTACAAGATCTCCGACACTCTCCTAGTATTCGATCTAATCAAAGAGATAAACAAGATTAACGAAAAGAACCCAAAGCTAAAAGTCGATTTAATCCCATGGTTAGAGGACAGCGACAACGGTCTACAATACTTTCAGGGAATCCGCACGTCAAGCGGTCTTCCCCCAACACTAAAGCAAATCGACAACAACGCCTCATTATCTCCCCCGGAGATCATGGACCCCCACGCTAAAGCCATCTCCAACctgctggacaagaagtTACCCGGAGACAAGTTCATGGTCGAAATGGCAAAGAGTATGTACAAGGCGCACAGAAAGTGGACCGACAACGGACTCAGCGGACAGCCAGGAGATCGATGGTCTGAGTTCTCATACATATCGCAGTACCTTAAAGGGgacctcaacaccactgATTTGCTGGATATTCAACAGGATCCCCACGGCAGCTTCTGGGAGTACATGTACGATCTGTTGTATGAGAGCGCGGATAGTTGGAAGACCATCGACGGGGGACTGAGTCGTCTTCCACTATCATTTGGCCCATTAGTGAAAGACAATCTGCAATTTAACAGAAAGATTGAGCGCGTTCATTacaaaaacaacaaagtcACGCTTCAGTGGAAGCATCATTTCAAGGATGCCGCTTTCCAATCCTCAACGTTTGACTACGCCATTATTTCCGCACCCTTCTCCATCGtccgacaatggcgtcttCCCCAACTAGAGATAACGATgctcaacgccatcaagaaTCTCAACTACGATACGTGCTGCAAAGTTGCGCTCGAGTACTCCGAGCGTTTCtgggagaagatgaagaaccCTATATACGGGAGCTGCAGCACGACCACCGACATTCCCGGCATAGCTCAGGTGTGCTACCCTTCGTATAACATCAATTCAACTGGCCCGGCGGCCATTCTAGGCACCTATCTAGAGGGGTCTGTTAACCACGAGATTATGCGAATGATGAGCATGTCGGACGAAGAGCACATCCAGTACGTTCTAGATGCGATGTGCGAGATCCACGGGGAACATACACGGAAACTCTACACTGGTAAGTACGCTAGGAAGTGCTGGGGCTCAGATCCCTCGACGGCAGCAGGGTGGGCGAATCCGACGGTTGGGCAGCACGAGCTGTATATCCCGGAATACTTTAAAGTGCATGAAAAT TTAATTTTTATTGGCGAGCATACTTCGTTCACGCACGGTTGGATATGTTCTGCGCTGGACTCTGGAGTTAGAGGCGCGGTGCAGATGCTTCTTG AACTTGGAttggttgatgaggcgaAGGCGGCTGTGAAGAAGTGGCTTAATAGATAG